From the genome of Bacteroides sp. MSB163, one region includes:
- the yidD gene encoding membrane protein insertion efficiency factor YidD, with protein sequence MKKLLSYLLLLPIYFYQKCISPLTSPSCRFTPTCSQYAVEAIKKYGPFKGLYLAIRRILRCHPWGGSGYDPVP encoded by the coding sequence ATGAAAAAGCTGCTTTCATACTTGCTGTTGCTTCCCATCTATTTCTATCAGAAGTGTATTTCGCCTCTGACTTCCCCTTCATGTCGTTTCACTCCTACCTGTTCACAATATGCCGTTGAAGCGATAAAGAAATATGGACCATTCAAAGGGTTGTATCTGGCAATCCGGCGTATTTTGCGCTGCCACCCCTGGGGAGGTTCCGGATATGATCCCGTTCCATAA
- a CDS encoding gluconate 5-dehydrogenase, whose product MVNFSLEGKVALVTGASYGIGFALATAYAQAGAKIVFNDIKQELVDKGLAAYKAEGIDAKGYVCDVTNEEQVNAMVAQIEKEVGVIDILVNNAGIIKRIPMHEMKASEFRQVIDVDLNAPFIVSKAVIPSMIKKGHGKIINICSMMSELGRETVSAYAAAKGGLKMLTRNIASEYGEYNIQCNGIGPGYIATPQTAPLREKQADGSRHPFDAFIVAKTPAARWGTPEDLMGPAVFLASDASDFVNGHVLYVDGGILAYIGKQPK is encoded by the coding sequence ATGGTAAACTTTTCATTAGAAGGCAAAGTGGCACTCGTAACCGGTGCTTCTTACGGAATTGGCTTCGCTCTGGCAACTGCCTATGCACAAGCCGGTGCAAAAATCGTGTTCAACGACATCAAACAAGAATTAGTAGACAAAGGCTTGGCTGCTTACAAAGCTGAAGGCATTGATGCTAAAGGTTATGTATGCGACGTGACAAATGAAGAACAGGTGAACGCCATGGTTGCCCAGATTGAGAAAGAAGTGGGCGTGATTGATATTCTGGTGAATAATGCAGGTATCATCAAACGTATCCCGATGCACGAAATGAAAGCTTCTGAATTCCGTCAAGTGATCGACGTAGACTTGAACGCTCCGTTTATCGTATCCAAGGCTGTTATTCCTTCTATGATTAAGAAAGGTCACGGCAAGATTATCAACATCTGCTCTATGATGAGTGAGTTGGGCCGTGAGACCGTATCTGCTTATGCTGCTGCCAAGGGCGGATTGAAGATGCTGACTCGTAACATCGCTTCCGAGTACGGTGAATACAACATCCAGTGTAATGGTATCGGCCCGGGTTACATCGCTACTCCGCAGACTGCACCGCTTCGCGAAAAGCAAGCTGACGGTTCACGTCACCCGTTCGATGCATTTATTGTTGCTAAGACTCCGGCTGCACGTTGGGGTACTCCTGAAGATTTGATGGGTCCTGCCGTATTCCTGGCTTCCGACGCTTCTGACTTCGTAAACGGTCACGTACTCTACGTTGACGGTGGTATTCTGGCTTACATCGGTAAACAGCCTAAATAA
- a CDS encoding uroporphyrinogen-III synthase, producing the protein MKIKKVLVSQPKPASEKSPYYDIAQKYGVKIDFRPFIKVESVSAKEFRQQKVSILDYTAVIFTSRHAIDHFFHLCTELRVTIPETMKYFCVTEAVALYIQKYVQYRKRKIFFGNTGKFEDLLPSIVKHKTEKYLVPMSDVHTDEIKNLLDKNKIQNAEAVMYRTVSNDFTSEEEFDYDMLVFFSPAGVTSLKKNFPNFQQGDIKIGTFGSTTAQAIRDAGLRLDLEAPSVQAPSMTAALDMFIKENNKGK; encoded by the coding sequence TTGAAAATTAAGAAAGTACTTGTGTCGCAGCCGAAACCGGCATCAGAGAAATCTCCTTACTACGACATCGCCCAGAAGTACGGTGTGAAAATTGATTTTCGCCCGTTTATTAAGGTGGAAAGTGTATCTGCTAAAGAATTCAGACAGCAGAAAGTGTCTATCCTGGATTACACAGCAGTTATCTTCACATCGCGTCATGCTATTGACCATTTCTTCCACCTGTGTACAGAATTGCGTGTAACCATACCGGAAACTATGAAGTATTTCTGTGTGACAGAAGCTGTTGCATTGTACATCCAAAAGTATGTGCAATACCGCAAACGTAAGATCTTCTTTGGAAATACCGGAAAGTTTGAAGACTTGTTGCCTTCTATTGTTAAGCACAAGACCGAAAAGTATCTGGTTCCGATGTCGGATGTACATACGGATGAGATTAAGAATCTCTTGGATAAAAACAAGATACAGAACGCGGAAGCTGTCATGTATCGCACTGTAAGTAATGATTTTACTTCAGAAGAAGAGTTTGATTATGATATGTTGGTGTTCTTTAGCCCTGCTGGAGTGACTTCTTTGAAGAAGAACTTCCCGAACTTCCAACAAGGCGATATTAAAATTGGTACCTTTGGCTCTACTACCGCGCAGGCCATACGTGATGCCGGACTCCGCCTCGACTTGGAAGCTCCCAGTGTACAGGCGCCTTCTATGACGGCTGCGCTGGATATGTTCATCAAGGAGAATAACAAAGGAAAATAA
- a CDS encoding DUF4861 domain-containing protein has product MKKLFLLLATVFVCFACTNTKDVVTVTVSNPLAMERSNEMVEVAMSDIANQLKLADTAQIVVLNADGQQVPYQITYDEKVIFPASVAANGTAVYTIQAGTPEAFAVKACGKYYPERVDDVAWENDLVAFRAYGPALQKTGERAFGYDVWTKYNTTEPVVEARYASELNPETKAKIAELKKTDPKAAQELYKSVSYHVDHGNGLDCYKVGPTLGGGTAALMPDGEIVYPYCYATQDILDNGPLRFTVKLVYNPLTIKGDSTVVETRVITLDAGSHLNKTAVSFDNLKETTPVATGIVLHEPDGAVVADAAAGYITYVDPTDNVNNNNGKIFVGAAFPTTVKEAKSLLFPEKEKNELRGGADGHVLAISDYEPGSEYVYYWGAAWDKADIKTPEAWNAYMANYAQKVRNPLTVTVK; this is encoded by the coding sequence ATGAAAAAGTTATTCCTTTTATTGGCAACAGTATTCGTATGTTTTGCCTGCACCAACACTAAGGATGTAGTTACCGTAACGGTAAGCAATCCTTTGGCAATGGAGCGTTCCAATGAAATGGTTGAGGTGGCTATGAGCGACATCGCCAACCAACTGAAACTGGCTGACACAGCACAGATTGTGGTTCTGAATGCTGACGGACAACAAGTCCCCTATCAGATTACTTATGATGAAAAAGTGATTTTCCCTGCAAGCGTAGCAGCTAACGGTACGGCTGTTTATACCATTCAGGCAGGTACGCCTGAAGCTTTTGCAGTAAAGGCTTGCGGTAAATATTATCCTGAACGTGTGGACGATGTTGCCTGGGAAAATGACCTGGTTGCTTTCCGTGCTTATGGTCCGGCTTTGCAAAAGACCGGCGAACGTGCTTTCGGTTATGATGTCTGGACGAAGTACAATACTACTGAGCCGGTTGTAGAAGCTCGTTATGCAAGCGAATTGAACCCGGAGACCAAAGCTAAGATTGCTGAACTGAAGAAGACAGATCCGAAAGCTGCACAGGAATTATATAAATCAGTTTCTTATCATGTAGACCATGGAAACGGTTTGGACTGCTATAAAGTAGGTCCTACGTTGGGTGGCGGTACTGCTGCTTTGATGCCTGACGGTGAAATCGTTTATCCGTATTGCTATGCTACACAGGATATCCTGGACAACGGTCCGTTGCGTTTCACTGTGAAGCTGGTTTACAATCCGCTGACTATCAAGGGCGACTCAACAGTGGTTGAAACACGTGTTATCACGCTGGATGCAGGCTCTCACTTGAATAAGACTGCAGTTTCTTTTGATAACCTGAAAGAGACTACTCCCGTGGCTACAGGTATCGTGTTGCACGAACCGGATGGTGCTGTTGTAGCTGATGCTGCTGCCGGCTATATCACTTATGTGGATCCTACGGACAATGTGAATAATAACAATGGTAAGATATTCGTGGGTGCTGCTTTCCCGACTACGGTAAAGGAAGCTAAATCATTGCTCTTCCCTGAAAAGGAGAAGAACGAACTGCGTGGTGGTGCCGATGGTCATGTATTGGCTATCAGCGATTACGAACCGGGTTCAGAGTATGTTTACTACTGGGGTGCTGCCTGGGACAAGGCTGACATCAAGACTCCGGAAGCATGGAATGCATACATGGCAAACTATGCTCAGAAGGT
- a CDS encoding TatD family hydrolase produces the protein MIIPVDIHTHRRPQVPGTAIVNCFPESFVPQTKGWYSVGIHPWYIASFVASLNDSKARFEELLDHPQVLAVGEAGLDKLTEAPLALQIEVFEYQARLAEEADKPLIIHLVKAVDELLKLKQKIRPVKPWIIHGFRGKAALAEEYLRHGFYLSFGEKYQEEALCIMPSERLFIETDESTTSVDVLYERAAILRKTPLEELRRTIRKNVSEIFFRR, from the coding sequence ATGATAATTCCTGTTGATATACATACACATAGGCGGCCACAAGTGCCCGGAACGGCTATTGTGAACTGTTTCCCTGAATCGTTTGTTCCGCAAACGAAAGGCTGGTATTCTGTGGGAATACATCCATGGTATATCGCTTCTTTCGTAGCTTCCCTAAATGACAGTAAGGCCCGTTTTGAAGAATTACTGGACCATCCTCAGGTGTTGGCTGTGGGTGAGGCCGGATTGGATAAATTGACTGAAGCACCTTTAGCTTTGCAGATAGAAGTGTTTGAATATCAGGCGCGCCTGGCCGAAGAGGCGGATAAGCCGTTAATTATTCATCTGGTGAAAGCGGTAGATGAACTTCTGAAATTGAAACAGAAGATACGACCGGTGAAACCGTGGATTATTCACGGTTTTCGTGGAAAAGCGGCTCTTGCAGAAGAATATCTCCGACATGGTTTCTATCTTTCTTTCGGGGAGAAATATCAGGAGGAAGCGTTGTGCATAATGCCGTCTGAACGGTTGTTTATCGAGACGGATGAAAGCACGACATCTGTCGATGTGCTTTATGAACGGGCGGCTATTCTCCGTAAAACTCCTCTTGAAGAGCTCAGAAGAACGATTCGTAAGAATGTGAGCGAAATCTTTTTTAGGCGATAA
- the tyrS gene encoding tyrosine--tRNA ligase: MNFVEELRWRGMLHDMMPGTEELLAKEQVTAYIGFDPTADSLHIGHLCSVMILRHFQRCGHKPMALIGGATGMIGDPSGKSAERNLLTEEILQRNLDGMKKQLSKFLDFESDAPNRAELVNNYDWMKNFTFLDFAREVGKHITVNYMMAKDSVKKRLNGEARDGLSFTEFTYQLLQGYDFLHLYETKGCKLQMGGSDQWGNITTGAELIRRTNGGEVFALTSPLITKADGGKFGKTESGNIWLDPRYTSPYKFYQFWLNVSDADAARYIKIFTSLSREEIEALTAEHEAAPHLRVLQKRLAKEVTIMVHSEEDYNAAVDASNILFGNATSEALKKLDEDTLLAVFEGVPLFEVSKDAVSAGVKAVDLFTDNAAVFASKGEMRKLVQGGGVSLNKEKLEAFDQVITSADLLDEKYLLVQRGKKNYYLIIAK; this comes from the coding sequence ATGAATTTTGTAGAAGAATTGAGATGGCGTGGCATGCTCCACGATATGATGCCTGGTACGGAAGAACTTCTGGCTAAGGAACAAGTGACCGCATACATAGGTTTTGACCCTACGGCGGATTCATTGCACATTGGACATCTTTGCAGTGTAATGATACTGCGTCATTTCCAACGTTGCGGACACAAGCCGATGGCACTGATCGGTGGTGCTACGGGTATGATTGGTGACCCTTCCGGCAAGTCGGCAGAGCGTAATCTGCTTACAGAAGAAATTCTGCAACGCAATCTGGATGGTATGAAGAAGCAGTTGAGCAAGTTTCTGGATTTCGAATCCGATGCTCCTAACCGTGCAGAATTGGTGAATAACTATGACTGGATGAAGAACTTCACTTTCCTTGACTTTGCCCGTGAAGTAGGTAAGCATATTACTGTGAACTACATGATGGCGAAAGATTCTGTAAAGAAGCGTCTGAACGGTGAAGCTCGTGACGGTCTGTCTTTCACGGAATTCACTTATCAGCTGTTGCAAGGCTACGACTTCCTGCATCTGTATGAAACCAAAGGTTGCAAACTGCAAATGGGTGGTTCCGACCAATGGGGTAACATCACGACAGGTGCCGAATTGATTCGTCGTACAAATGGTGGCGAGGTTTTTGCGCTGACCAGTCCGCTGATAACGAAGGCTGACGGTGGTAAATTTGGCAAGACCGAATCCGGCAATATCTGGCTTGATCCCCGATATACTTCTCCGTATAAATTCTATCAGTTCTGGTTGAACGTGAGTGATGCTGATGCAGCACGCTACATCAAGATATTCACTTCCCTGTCAAGAGAGGAAATCGAAGCCCTGACGGCTGAGCATGAGGCTGCACCGCACTTGCGTGTTCTTCAGAAACGTCTGGCAAAAGAGGTGACTATTATGGTTCATTCCGAAGAAGACTATAATGCAGCGGTGGATGCATCTAATATCCTGTTCGGCAATGCAACTTCCGAAGCTTTGAAGAAGTTGGATGAAGATACCCTTCTGGCCGTATTCGAAGGCGTTCCTCTGTTTGAGGTTTCCAAGGATGCTGTGTCTGCCGGTGTGAAGGCTGTTGATCTGTTCACAGACAATGCAGCCGTATTTGCTTCCAAAGGTGAGATGCGTAAATTGGTGCAAGGTGGCGGCGTTTCTCTCAATAAAGAGAAGCTGGAAGCCTTCGACCAAGTGATTACTTCTGCTGACCTTTTGGATGAAAAATATCTGCTTGTGCAGCGCGGAAAGAAGAATTACTACCTGATTATAGCTAAATAA
- the kduI gene encoding 5-dehydro-4-deoxy-D-glucuronate isomerase: MKTNYEIRYAAHPEDAKSYDTKRIRRDFLIEKVFSANEVNMVYSMYDRMVVGGAMPVGEVLKLEAIDPLKAPFFLTRREMGIFNVGGPGVVKAGNAVFELDYKEALYLGSGDREVTFESKDEKNPAKFYFNSLTAHRNYPDKKVTKADAVVAEMGSLEGSNHRNINKMLVNQVLPTCQLQMGMTELAPGSVWNTMPAHVHSRRMEAYFYFEVPEEHAVCHFMGEVDETRHVWMKGDQAVLSPEWSIHSAAATHNYTFIWGMGGENLDYGDQDFSLITDLK, encoded by the coding sequence ATGAAAACGAACTATGAAATTCGCTATGCAGCGCATCCCGAAGACGCGAAAAGTTATGATACCAAGCGTATCCGTCGTGATTTTCTAATCGAAAAAGTCTTCTCTGCTAACGAAGTAAATATGGTATATTCCATGTACGACCGTATGGTTGTAGGTGGTGCAATGCCTGTGGGCGAAGTGTTGAAACTGGAAGCTATTGATCCGTTGAAGGCTCCTTTCTTCCTGACTCGTCGCGAAATGGGTATCTTTAATGTAGGCGGTCCCGGTGTGGTAAAAGCCGGTAACGCTGTATTCGAATTGGATTATAAGGAAGCTCTTTATCTGGGTTCGGGCGATCGTGAAGTAACTTTCGAAAGCAAGGATGAAAAGAATCCCGCCAAGTTCTACTTCAACTCACTGACTGCTCATCGCAACTATCCTGATAAGAAAGTGACGAAGGCTGATGCCGTAGTTGCTGAAATGGGTAGCCTGGAAGGTTCCAACCACCGTAATATAAATAAGATGTTGGTGAATCAGGTATTGCCTACCTGCCAGTTGCAGATGGGGATGACGGAACTTGCTCCGGGTAGCGTATGGAATACGATGCCGGCACATGTGCACAGCCGTCGTATGGAAGCTTACTTCTATTTTGAGGTACCCGAAGAACATGCAGTTTGCCACTTCATGGGCGAAGTTGACGAAACCCGCCACGTATGGATGAAGGGCGACCAGGCTGTATTGTCTCCCGAATGGTCTATCCACTCTGCTGCGGCTACTCATAATTATACCTTTATCTGGGGTATGGGTGGTGAAAACCTGGACTATGGAGATCAGGACTTCTCTTTGATTACCGACCTGAAGTAA
- the rnpA gene encoding ribonuclease P protein component has protein sequence MLNTLHKSERLDKKKVIDKMFSGGARSFSVFPLRVVYLPVEELEAPVSILVSVSKRRFKRAVKRNRVKRQIREAYRKNKHGLSQTLQDEGRQLAVAFIYLSDRLVDSVEIEERMKVALARITEKVLADVAVQKAGENAASAEKTGSAGQS, from the coding sequence ATGCTTAATACCCTGCACAAGTCCGAAAGACTGGATAAGAAGAAAGTCATCGACAAGATGTTTTCAGGCGGCGCACGTTCGTTTTCCGTCTTTCCTTTGCGTGTGGTATATCTGCCGGTAGAGGAGTTGGAAGCGCCTGTTTCCATACTTGTCAGTGTATCAAAGCGTCGTTTTAAACGTGCGGTAAAGCGTAACCGTGTAAAACGCCAGATACGTGAGGCGTACCGGAAAAATAAGCATGGATTATCGCAGACGCTTCAGGATGAAGGACGGCAACTTGCTGTGGCTTTCATTTATCTTTCCGACCGGTTAGTCGATTCGGTGGAGATAGAGGAAAGGATGAAGGTTGCGCTGGCACGTATCACGGAGAAGGTATTGGCGGATGTTGCCGTTCAGAAAGCCGGAGAAAATGCTGCGTCTGCTGAGAAAACCGGTAGTGCGGGGCAGTCATGA